TTTCCCAGTAGGCGGCCAGCGCGCGTGCATCTCCCTCGCGGCCGCGCAGGTTCTCCAGATGGGCGCGCTGCTTGAGCGGGGCCGCGGCTTCGTGGGTCAGGGCGCGGTGCTTCTCAAGCTGGCGCGCCACCTTCAGGACATCGTCCCAGCGGCCCAAGCCGCGGTGCACACGCAGGGCCATGCGCAGCGCGGCGATATGCCGTCCGCCGCCTGCCTGCAGGGCATCCAGGGCAGCCAGCGCCGCATCGAAGCGTCTCGCATCTACATGGAGTTCCGCCTCGGTCATCAGGCGCGCGGCATGCGCTTCGGCATCATGCCCGGCGGCACGCTGGAGCCACTCCGCCTCGCGCCGCTCGTCGCGCAGGAAATGGGCGGCGCGCGCCGCCACCAGCGCCGACAGCGCCGGCGCCTCGTGGGCGCCGTAGGAAAACGCGGCATTCTTCAGGGCGTGGCCATAGCGGCCCTCGAAAAGCTGCTGCACCGCCTCGCGCAGTGCACGCACGCCCTTCTCGCGCCGCTTGCGCTCGCGGAACGCCCGCACCGCCTGCGGCAGGCGCAGGGTGTGCGACACCACGCGCAGCAGCAGGTGGCCCAGCAGGAAACCGCCGACTACCAGCACGACGAAGAGATTCAGCGACAGCTCGATGCGCCAAGGCGGCAGGACAAGCAGGACATAACCCTCGTTGTAGCCGAACGCCAGCGACACGCCGACGGCCAGGGCGAACAGCGCCAGCAGCCAGAGCAGGATGCGCATCAGTTGCCCCCGGAGGCCGTGCCGCCGCTCTTGGGGCGGGCGGCAGCAGGCGGAAAGTCCCTGTCCTTGGCCACCTTCAGGTTTCTCAGGGTGGTCAGGCTCTCCGACAGGTTGGGCATGGCCAGCCCGACATCGGCTGTGGCCAGCTGCCGGAGGGTCGCCAGCGCCGCCTGCACCGGCTTGGCGCGCGTGTCGTAATACTGCTCGACCCAGGCCTGCGCCTGCTGGATGTCCTGCCGGAATGACTTGCCGTCACGCTGCAGGAGCGCCAAGCGGGCGTTCACCAGACGCAACTTGAGGTTCTCGCGCAGGAAGAAGGCGTGCGTCGGCGACAGCAGGGCGGGATTGGGCCGGTCGAGCCGGTCGACGCGGACCAGGCTCTTCAGTTCCTGCCAAAGTTCGCTCAGCAGCTTCTCCCAATAGCCGGGCGCAACCGCGGGAACGAACGAAGGGCCCGATGGTCCGGCCTGCGGCCGGGCCTCGAAGGCGAGCGGCATGGCATCAACAGTACCGGCAATGCTCTCGATGCGCAGGGCAATGCCGGACACGTCGGCCAACGGCAGCGCCTTCAGGCGCTCGATATCGTGCGCAATCACCTTGCGCAACGGCAGGAATTGGGCGCGCCCGGCTGAGCCGAGGCGCGTATCCGCGCCCTGCAGCGCAATCAGGGCCGCCTCGACATTGCCGGCAAGTTGCAGTTGCTGCACGGCAGTATTGAGCGCCTGCTCGACCTCCGCCAGAAGCCGCTCGTCGCGGTTGCGCGTAAGCTCCTGCACCATCGCATCGAGTGCGGCCTGCTGGCTCTGCGACTCGGCCAGTTTCGCTTCGAGCGCGCCCGCCTTGGCCTGCAAGGCCGCCAGCGCCTCCAGGTTCTGCCGGGCGGCGATGCGCGCCTCGCTGGCCACCGCATCGCCCGCCGCCAGGCGGCGGGCCACTTCCTGCTGCAGGTCGGCCAGTCGGCTGCGCGTCTCAAGCCATTGCCAGGCCAGCAGGACAAGTGCTGCGACCGCCACCCAAATCGCGGGTTGCCGCAGGGCCGCCAATGTCCTTTGCAGGGAACCCGGCCTGGCCGGGGAAGTCAATGCGTCCTGTTCCATTGTCGATCCGCCATCGGTTCATGCTCTGCCGCGAAAGTGCTTCTCCAGGCCCGCCAGCAGCCCGGCATCGCCCGGCGCCGTGACTGTCACCTCGGCAAAGCCCATCTGCCGGGCCTCCTCGGCGATGCGCTGGTGGGCAACGAAGAGCGCCACCGCCTTGAGGGCCGCCTCGTCGGCCGCGCCGACCATCGCCAGGAGGTTGCGCAGGCCTTCGCTGCTTGTGATCGTCACGGCATCGACTGCCCCCTGCGCAAGCAGGGCACGCAGCGGCGCCGCATCGATATCCGGCCTGCCGCGCCGGTAGCAGGGGATGCGCTCCACCAGCGCTCCGCGCGACTCCAGCGTTTCGCCGAGCAGTTCGCGGCCGCTGTCGCCGCGAAAGATCGCCACGCGCTTGCCGCGCAGGGCCTCGGGCTGGAATTCCGGCCGTTCCAGCAGGGCCTCGCTGTCGAAGCGGCCGTTCTCCGGCGTCACGATGCGCGTCACGCCGAAGCGGGCAATGGCCCGTGCGCTGGTCTCTCCCATCGCCGCGGCGACGACCCGCCCGGGCCAAGGGCGTTGGGCAGTGATCACACCGAGCGCCTTCTCGGCCGCATTCGGGCTTACGAAGACGGCGAAATCATAGGCCTCGAGGTTCTGTGCCGCCTCCAGCAGGGGCCGGGGATCGTCGGCATCGAAGATGGCCAGCACGGGGAAGCGCACCGCGATGCCGCCGCGCGCTTCGATCTGCCCGGCCAGCTTGTCGACCTGTTCCGCCGGCCGCGTCACGACGATGCGCCGGCCCGCCAGGGCGGAATTCATCCCCCCAGCGCGGCCAGAATCTCTTCCGCGCCGCGCGCCCGCAATTCATTGGCCAGCGATTGGCCCAAGGCCTCCGGGTCCGCCAAGTCGCCGCGCAATTCCGCACTGGCCATGCGACTGCCGTCGGGCGCGGCAACGAAGCCGCGCAGGCGCAGCCGCCCGCCCTCGGTCTCCGCGAATGCGCCCAGCGGCACCTCGCAGCTGCCCGCCAGCGCCCGCGAGACGGCACGCTCGGCGCGCACGCAGGCGGCGGTGCCGGCATCGGCGAGCGGCGCCATCCACGCCGCCACCTCGGGTCGGCTCACCAGCGCCTCGATGCCGAGCGCACCCTGCCCGGCCGCCGGCAGCGACAATTCGGCAGGCAGCACGCCGCGGATGCGCGCGGCGAGGCCGAGGCGGGTCAGGCCGGCCGCCGCCAGGATGATGGCATCGTACTGCCCCTCGTCGAGCTTGCGCAGCCGCGTGTCGAGGTTGCCGCGCAGGCTGGTCACCGACAGGTAGGGGTATCGCGCATGCAGCTGCGCCTCGCGGCGCAGGCTGGAGGTGCCGACGACGCCGCCCGGCGGGATGTCGTCGAGCGAGGCGTACTTGTTCGAGACGAGCGCGTCGAGCGGATTCTCGCGCGCCGAGATGGCCACCAGGGCGAACTCTGGTTCCATCACCATCGGCACGTCCTTCATGGAGTGGACCGCGATGTCCGCACGCTTGTCCAGCAGGGCGGTTTCCAGCTCCTTGACGAAGAGGCCCTTGCCGCCGACCTTGGCCAGCGGCCGGTCGAGGATCTGGTCGCCGCGCGTCGTCATGCCGAGCAGCTCGACGGAGCAGCGTGGATATAATGCCCTCAGGCGGTCGCGCACGTGCTCGGCCTGCCAAAGGGCCAGGCGGGATTCGCGCGTGGCGATGACGATGCGCTCGGGTTGCGGCTGGTTCACGGTTGGATTCTCGGAGACGGTTGTGGTGCGCTGCTTGCGCGCAATTGCGCTGATTTTATCATGGCTGCCCCCGGCCCTTGCCGCGGCCGGGTCGTCTCTCCCTCCGGCGCAGGATCTCGCCGCCGATGCCCGCGACATGCGGGCGCGGGGCACCGTCATGCTGGTGCTCTTCAGCCAGGCCGGCTGCCGCTGGTGCGAGCGCGCCAGAAACGAGGTTCTCCTTCCGCTTGCCGGCGATCCCGCCTCGACCAGGCGCGTCGTCCTGCGCGAAGTCGCGCTCGACAACGATGCGCCGCTGACCGACTTTGCCGGCAGGAGTGCCACCCACCGCCGCTTCGCCGCCGAGGAAGGCGTGCGCCTGACCCCGACCCTCGTTGTCTATGGCCCCGACGGCAAGCGCCTGGCCGAACCGATTGTCGGCTTCCGCCTGGCCGACTTCTATGCCGAGTACGTGAACCGTGCCATCGAGGAAGGCCTGGCACGCCTGGGATCGCCGTCCCGCAGGGACTGACTTTTCAGCCTGCCGGGCGCGCCTACTTCGATTCGCCGAGGCGGAAGAAGGTGCGCATCTTGCCGAGCAGGCTGGCGTGCTGGCGCTGGCGCTCCCTGGCGTGCGCCTCGGCGCCGAGCGCCTCCTGCGCGGTCGCAAGCTGCATGTTGCGCTCGGTGAGGATGGCGGCCATTTCCTCGGCGATCGCCGGGCGTGAGCGGATCACTTCCTCGAAGCCGGCCTTGTCGAGGCGATAGCACTCGACGTCGCTCTTCGCCGTAACGGTGGCCCGACGCGGCTCGCCGGTGAGCATGCCCATCTCGCCGAACACCTTGCCGGCCGGCAGCGTCGTCAGCAGGCGGCGCTCGCCCTGCTGTTCCAGCCATACCTCCGCCTCGCCGGCCACCAGGATGTAGAGCCAGTGCGCCACCATGCCCTCACGCGTGATCACGTCGCCACGGGCAAAGGGCGCGTAGACGAGCCGCTCGGCCAGCGCCTTCAGCTCATCCTCGCTGAGCGAGGCGAAAATGCCGACGCCGCGCAGGGCCTTCAGTCGGCGGACCAGCTCGCGCGCATGCACCGCCTCGCGGTGGGCTTCGTTCTCCTTGATCATGTGCACCGAGTACTCGGGTTCGGCGATGCGCAGTCCGGCACGCTGCAGCGCGGCCAGCACATGGCTGCGCACCGCGGAATCGGTCGGGTCGTCCACCCGCGGATCGGCCAGCCAGTAGCGCAGGGCGTAACGCGCATAGCTCGGCCCGAACTCCATCAACACGCAGTTGGGCCGGGGAACGCGCGCCACGTCCGGGATGTCGGCGCTGCTCACGGCCTGCTCGACCGCTTCGATCACCTGCGCCGGCGGAGCGCTGTAGTCGACGTTGAACCAGATCCAGCGCCGCCATGGCTGGGTCGCCTGCTCCGGGCTCCAGATGACGGTGAACTTGCTCTTCATGAGCAGGCTGTTCGGCACGACGATGGTCTCTCCGTTGCGCGTCTCGATCGCCGTGTAGCGCCAGCGGATGTCGATCACGCGCCCGGCGATGTCGTCGACCTTCACCCAGTCGCCCAGCTCGATCGAACTGTCCAGCTGCAGCGCCAGGCCGCCGAGAATGTTGCCCAGCGTGTCCTGCATCGAGAAGGCCACCACCGCGGTGATCACCGCCGAGGTGGCGACGATGCCCGACAGGTCGACGCCGGCCAGGCGCATGCGCACCAGGGCGAAGCCGACATAGGCCAGGATGACGACGATGTCC
The window above is part of the Denitratisoma sp. genome. Proteins encoded here:
- a CDS encoding uroporphyrinogen-III C-methyltransferase encodes the protein MAVAALVLLAWQWLETRSRLADLQQEVARRLAAGDAVASEARIAARQNLEALAALQAKAGALEAKLAESQSQQAALDAMVQELTRNRDERLLAEVEQALNTAVQQLQLAGNVEAALIALQGADTRLGSAGRAQFLPLRKVIAHDIERLKALPLADVSGIALRIESIAGTVDAMPLAFEARPQAGPSGPSFVPAVAPGYWEKLLSELWQELKSLVRVDRLDRPNPALLSPTHAFFLRENLKLRLVNARLALLQRDGKSFRQDIQQAQAWVEQYYDTRAKPVQAALATLRQLATADVGLAMPNLSESLTTLRNLKVAKDRDFPPAAARPKSGGTASGGN
- a CDS encoding uroporphyrinogen-III synthase; protein product: MNSALAGRRIVVTRPAEQVDKLAGQIEARGGIAVRFPVLAIFDADDPRPLLEAAQNLEAYDFAVFVSPNAAEKALGVITAQRPWPGRVVAAAMGETSARAIARFGVTRIVTPENGRFDSEALLERPEFQPEALRGKRVAIFRGDSGRELLGETLESRGALVERIPCYRRGRPDIDAAPLRALLAQGAVDAVTITSSEGLRNLLAMVGAADEAALKAVALFVAHQRIAEEARQMGFAEVTVTAPGDAGLLAGLEKHFRGRA
- the hemC gene encoding hydroxymethylbilane synthase, with amino-acid sequence MNQPQPERIVIATRESRLALWQAEHVRDRLRALYPRCSVELLGMTTRGDQILDRPLAKVGGKGLFVKELETALLDKRADIAVHSMKDVPMVMEPEFALVAISARENPLDALVSNKYASLDDIPPGGVVGTSSLRREAQLHARYPYLSVTSLRGNLDTRLRKLDEGQYDAIILAAAGLTRLGLAARIRGVLPAELSLPAAGQGALGIEALVSRPEVAAWMAPLADAGTAACVRAERAVSRALAGSCEVPLGAFAETEGGRLRLRGFVAAPDGSRMASAELRGDLADPEALGQSLANELRARGAEEILAALGG
- a CDS encoding mechanosensitive ion channel family protein yields the protein MHELMLSAWGFFWRAESPYVVSAALLLAGLLWHLRPADRRSVGYTLAVFALCLGGQFLAGVLDARGLRTGAAAAHEIFVVGSGMALIRLAGLCLFRALLPAAGLRPPRIVEDIVVILAYVGFALVRMRLAGVDLSGIVATSAVITAVVAFSMQDTLGNILGGLALQLDSSIELGDWVKVDDIAGRVIDIRWRYTAIETRNGETIVVPNSLLMKSKFTVIWSPEQATQPWRRWIWFNVDYSAPPAQVIEAVEQAVSSADIPDVARVPRPNCVLMEFGPSYARYALRYWLADPRVDDPTDSAVRSHVLAALQRAGLRIAEPEYSVHMIKENEAHREAVHARELVRRLKALRGVGIFASLSEDELKALAERLVYAPFARGDVITREGMVAHWLYILVAGEAEVWLEQQGERRLLTTLPAGKVFGEMGMLTGEPRRATVTAKSDVECYRLDKAGFEEVIRSRPAIAEEMAAILTERNMQLATAQEALGAEAHARERQRQHASLLGKMRTFFRLGESK
- a CDS encoding heme biosynthesis HemY N-terminal domain-containing protein yields the protein MRILLWLLALFALAVGVSLAFGYNEGYVLLVLPPWRIELSLNLFVVLVVGGFLLGHLLLRVVSHTLRLPQAVRAFRERKRREKGVRALREAVQQLFEGRYGHALKNAAFSYGAHEAPALSALVAARAAHFLRDERREAEWLQRAAGHDAEAHAARLMTEAELHVDARRFDAALAALDALQAGGGRHIAALRMALRVHRGLGRWDDVLKVARQLEKHRALTHEAAAPLKQRAHLENLRGREGDARALAAYWETVPAEERGASRLAAAAARAFIAAGDGAAAQRIIEQHIEGEWNSELAGLYAECRGGDTLGRIARAEKWLEKHPQDARLLLALGRLCREQQLWGKAQSYFEASLAIQPSQDAHVELATLFAQLGRSEESNQAYRSAAALCRQG